From bacterium:
ATAAAAAAGGTAGGGCTAAAGAGATTGTCCTACCACTTAAGGTATGGAGGGATATAACTGAAGAGTTAGATAGCTTAAGGGAAAAGCAAAAAATTCTGTTTGGTCTTAAGCAAGCTTGCCAGGAGGTAAAGATGCAAAAGACGGGGAAATTAGAAGAAGAAACCCTTGAGAGCTTTTTAAATGAGCTATAAGGCAATCCCCACAGAATATTTTAAAAAACAAGTCCGCATTCTTCACAAAAGCTATCCTCATATCAAAACCGATCTTTTAGAATTGTCTAGGATTTTAAAAGAAAATCCAAAGACAGGAACTGCTTTTGGCAAGGGAATTTACAAAATACGGCTGAAGAGTTCAGATGTTTCCAAAGGAAAAAGTGGTGGTTATAGGATTATTACCTATGTTGTTGATGAAGAGCAAAAGATATGGTTGTTGACAATATATCTCAACCCCAAAAAAGCAACAATTACAGATGAGGAAATTATGTGGATAATAGAAAGGGAAGGATTGGTAAGGTGATAGGATGGAGGTAAAGACCCAAACAAAATAGATGAAGCAAGGAAGTTTTTACTCATCCGTGGGTTATTGTCAATTCTTCTTCGTGACTTAGTGTCTTGGTGTTTGAGTAGTTACAAGAAATTTTTGGATCAGAGGATAAAACAGATGAAGTATTTGAAAAGATATGAAAGGATCCTGGTAATTGCTGCCCACCCAGATGATGAGATCTTAGGGATGGGTGGAACGATAGTCAGACACACTAATCAGGGAGATAAAGTCTCGGTTGGTATCTTGGGTGAGGGAATAACTTCCAGATACCAGAGGCGTGAAGAGGCTAAGAAGGAAGAGATTCAACAACTCGAAAATGACTCCCGAAGGGCCTTAGAGATATTGGGCGTAAAAGATATTTCTTATCATAGACTTCCTGATAATAGATTTGATTCGATAGATATGTTGGATATAGTAAAGATTGTTGAGAAGAGTATCAGCCAGGTCAAACCAGATGTAATTTATACCCATCATCGAGGTGATTTAAATATCGATCATCGAATAGTCTTTGAGGCGGTTATGACTGCTACCCGACCCCAAGGCAATAATCAGGTAAGGAAGATATTGAGTTTTGAGGTGCCTTCTTCCACGGATTGGGTTGATCCATCACCGGAGAGGGCCTTCCTTCCTAATGTTTTTGTAGATATTTCAGACACTTTAGATAAAAAGATCGAGGCAATCAAGACCTATCAAAGTGAAATCCGAGACTTTCCTCATCCAA
This genomic window contains:
- a CDS encoding PIG-L deacetylase family protein, whose protein sequence is MKYLKRYERILVIAAHPDDEILGMGGTIVRHTNQGDKVSVGILGEGITSRYQRREEAKKEEIQQLENDSRRALEILGVKDISYHRLPDNRFDSIDMLDIVKIVEKSISQVKPDVIYTHHRGDLNIDHRIVFEAVMTATRPQGNNQVRKILSFEVPSSTDWVDPSPERAFLPNVFVDISDTLDKKIEAIKTYQSEIRDFPHPRSIEAVTISAQKWGTKVGLSVAEAFVIIREVEK